CGTCGAGGCGAGATCCCTGCGTCCGCGGACATCGACACGCTCGCGCAGGTCATCCCGGCGATGGCCGCGTTCCGCAGCCTGGTCCAGCGTAAACCGTTCGACCTGGCGTTCCTCGTCTCGATGGTGGATGGCGTCGTGTTGCCCGCCCTCGGACTCAAGCCCCTCACAGACGTGGTCCCCGCGCTACGGGATGCTCGAGGATCGCTTCGGCACCACCTGGGTGCTCGATGTCGCCGTCCCGTACAAGGCGCAGTGACCGTATGCTCGATGCCCTGACTCGCATCCATCAAATGGATCGGCGTCGCCCTCGCCACGGTCGCGGCGTATAGCAGGAAGGGGTCAGGGACCCCCGTCCTCCGGAGGATACGGAGGAAAGCAGTAGTGCGTTCCGGTCTGGTACTCACACCCATGAGGATCGGTCTGCACGATTGTGGGAGGCGCCAGATCGCAAGTGGTCGGGCAGCGAGAGGGAGCATCCACGGGAACCCAGCCACCGTTCTTGAAGCAGCTGCAACGCGCGGGCTCCCCGGGACAGCAGAAGCCCACGCCGGATGGCGCGGGACTGAGCAGGGTCGTCCTGCCTGCATCCATTCCTGCGTCGACTCCCGCGTCCGGGTCCTGCTCGGTCGAGGTGCCGCTACAGGCGGCCAGCAGCCCCCAGCACAGCACGAGGAGGGCAGGGGAGGAGGTCTTCGATCGAGAGCGCATGCGAGGCCACACTCTAAAGATATCTCGCTCCTCGCGCAGTACTCCACGTACCCACCCGCCGGCTGTCGGCGCGCGGCTCAGTTCCCTCAGCCGCGCACGCTCCTCCTCGTCCACCTCCAGAGGCTCCATACCGGAGGTGTACAACATCTATGTCCGGGGGCTTAGTGATGCTTGCGCTTGCGCTCGGTCGAGCTCTGTCCCTGGTCACTTGCCTCTCTCTGCCGCTCTCGCTCTCTCTCCGCCTCCTTCTCTCGCACTCTCCGCCGAGCCCTCTCCTCATCTCGCGCTTTCTCCAGCTCCCTCCTCTCCCGCTCTCTCTCCCTCCGCGCTCGCTCCCTCTCCTCCCGCTCCCGCAGCCTGCGGCGATGCTCGATATAGGAGCGGTCCAGGTTGCGCTTGTCGGTCACCGCCGAGCTTGGGTACTGGGCCAGATGTACTTCCCGGTTTCGGAGGCTCGTCTCCGAGGCGACCCTGGCTTCGAAGTGGAAGTTCTGACGGTGATAGGGGAGCCGTGAACGGGCCTGGAAGTCCTGCAGTCCCCACTTCTCGAGATCCGGGCGCGGATCGTTGTACTGATGCAGGATGTGCTCCCGAGGCACCTTGGCCAGATCGATGGTCACCGTGCCGAACTTCGCGAAGTCAGCACCGTGGTTCGAGGTGACCTGTTTCGTCGTCGAGGTGGCGGAGAAGAGCTTGGTGGCGCCCTTGCGCTCTTGCAGGAAGGGCAGCAGCTCTTCGGGGATGGTGTCCAGTTGGGTCCCCAGCCTTCTGTTGAGCCATTCGAGATCGGTCTCGACATGATTCCCCTCCCGGTTCCTCTCCCGCCGCGGCTCATGCTCGTGGGAGCTCTCGTTGTAGAAGTAGCCGCGGTGCTCCTGGAGCCGCTCCCGCGGATCGTGAATCAAGGGCTTGATGTCTTTGTACCCCCTGTCGAGCTCATAGGCTTCCCTGGGCAGGATGCCTCGGCTGACCTCGCGCCGCAGATAGCCCTGGTCGGTCTTGATGTACTCGGTGTCACTCGGGCCGCGAAGGGTATGTTTCCTGTAGACCGGGTTCACGAGAGCTTCTTCATCGTCCGCGTCCTTCAGTTCGTAGAGCGCATCGCCGTGTAGCAACGTGGCGATGGGGACGGTCTGGTACTGGAGCTCATCTCCGTTGAAGGTGAACCCATACCCGGGGAGCTCTCTTCTCAAGGTCTCCTCGGTGAGCTCCGCCTCGCGGAGGACGCGGACGTAGTCCTGGCGCACACGGTCCGGGACGGTGGCTCCCCTCGGCAGGCGCGCGACCGCGTCGTCATAGTTTCTCTTGGCCGCCTGCTTGCGCGCGCGGAGATGCGCCTTGTAGTTGTCGATCAACCGCTGCAGCACCTCGACGGCCTGCTCGCCTTCCTGGTTGAGCCCCTCAGCCTTCTTGAAGCCGATCTTCAGTCCGCCGACGCGCTGGATCACCGCGCGCTGGGCCGCTGGCGCGGACGCCACGTGGGCCGGCGGAGCCCCCTCCATGAGGGCGGGCTCTCCGCGAGCGGCCCGGCCCCCCAGCACATCCGCCTCGCGCTCCAGGCTGGAGTCCTCGTTGAGCGGAAGTCCCTCGACCTCGCCTGTCGCGCGCACCCGTCCCTGGGATTGCTGGACGATGTGGGCCAGCTCGTGGCCCAGGAGCCGCTGACCGTGCTGGCTA
The window above is part of the Hyalangium gracile genome. Proteins encoded here:
- a CDS encoding eCIS core domain-containing protein — protein: MSKSRGQAEPASASLHSPTEATASAELLADIRAQAEQVARFGHRFDGVQRTTADRPREPGQKLPPTVQARMEAAFGTSFSSVRIHQGREAETAGALAYTCGTDIHFAPGLYQPHSQHGQRLLGHELAHIVQQSQGRVRATGEVEGLPLNEDSSLEREADVLGGRAARGEPALMEGAPPAHVASAPAAQRAVIQRVGGLKIGFKKAEGLNQEGEQAVEVLQRLIDNYKAHLRARKQAAKRNYDDAVARLPRGATVPDRVRQDYVRVLREAELTEETLRRELPGYGFTFNGDELQYQTVPIATLLHGDALYELKDADDEEALVNPVYRKHTLRGPSDTEYIKTDQGYLRREVSRGILPREAYELDRGYKDIKPLIHDPRERLQEHRGYFYNESSHEHEPRRERNREGNHVETDLEWLNRRLGTQLDTIPEELLPFLQERKGATKLFSATSTTKQVTSNHGADFAKFGTVTIDLAKVPREHILHQYNDPRPDLEKWGLQDFQARSRLPYHRQNFHFEARVASETSLRNREVHLAQYPSSAVTDKRNLDRSYIEHRRRLREREERERARRERERERRELEKARDEERARRRVREKEAERERERQREASDQGQSSTERKRKHH